The Penicillium psychrofluorescens genome assembly, chromosome: 2 nucleotide sequence TGTTGGGGCTGTCCGAAGCTGGGATCGCATGCAAAGCCATCGATACCACGTGGAAGACAAGGATGAAAATTTCCTGGTCATAATCGACAGCATGTGTAGTAAGTTCGCTGCGTGTCATTTTGCTGGCCTCACATGCATAGAATAGAAACATTGAAGCTGACTGGACCATGGTAGACATGGATCTCCTGTTCTATGCGGGATATCATGCAAAGGATCAGAAGCTCATCGATATTGCTACTGCCCACGCGCATACCGTTCTTCGCACTATTGTCCGCCCCGATTTCTCAACATTTCACGTGTGCAACTTGGACCCCAAGAGTGGAAAAGTGAAATATCAACAGACACACCAAGGATACGCCGACAATTCCACGTGGAGCAGGTATCGTTCTTAACTATTAACATAAGAAGGCACTGCTGATTAGTTCTAATCTCGGTTAGGGGCCAGGCATGGGCAATTCTTGGGTACACCAAAACTTATATGTGGACCAGAGATCCCATTTTCTTGCAAGCCGCCATTTGTCTTTCCGATCATTTTCTTCTGCGTCTCTCGCAGTCCCCATACGACCACCCTTACATCCCGTTATGGGATTTTGACGCACCTTCTGATGGCGCAACACCTCCGCCACGGGATACTTCCGCTGCAATGATTGCCGCGAACGGATTTCTCCTACTGCATCAGGTATTGGGGAGAGACTCTGCTTATCTCGAGGCAGCGCTCCGCATTGCCGAAGCAGTGGCGGCACATTCTTTGTCTTCCCAGACAGCAAGCCTTCACATGGACAGAAACGCCAAGGTAGTGGCACGAGGGAATGGGTTTGACTCCATCTTGATGAACGCCACCGCAAACAAAAATGGAAGCGCTCTTAAATCCTATAGTGACCACGGTTTAGTATACGCCGATTATTACTTTTTGGAATTCGGTAACGAGTTGTTGCGAATGAAGATTTTGTAATTAGACAGGGGTTATGGGATCAACAGGAGGATCATTTGATCAAAGACATTGGGATCCGGTACAAAGACGGCTGGGATTCTTGCAATCATTTTCATGCTTAAATACATAGTCTGAACTATTTTGGAAAGTTGCGGAGTTACTGAATAAAGATTTGTCAAGAATAGCGCTATGCTCTACGAAGCTGATCTTAGGAGTGCTTCACAGTGCCTCTGGGTTGGTGGTTTTCGGATTCAGGCAACAGCAGTGTCTGCGCACACGATAAACAAAACAAGATCAAACTTACTGTTAGAAAATATGTGATGAGAGTCCCATTATTGACAGTAGAAACTACAGGACTATGATCATGGACAATACTATAGATTATATCTCACCCTTGTTCGGCGTCCCAAGGAAAAATTCAACGGCCCGCAGTGTTTCAAATGCGGTGTGAACCATGTCTTCCAAAGACGACGCCTAGATAATCAACTTGTCCTTCACACCGATATCACGCCCGTCAAGATGAATGCCAAATGTATCAAGCAGGTTGACCGCAGCAATTTCACCTGTGCGGAATGCGCCATGGACACAGCCATTGGCAACCATGGTGCAGTGCTCCCCGGCAAACTGCATACGGCTGCTCTTGTGGGCTTCGAGCGCGGCAATCAGCAGATCTGGGTCGTCTCCGACCTTATCAGCCGAGTACGTGCCGTAGCCCGCGAGGGGGTCCTGGGTCCAGTGTGTAGTTTCAACACTGACCAGGCGCGGCAGAGCCTTGTAGGGCTCGGTGCGGAACAGTTTGAACAGTGGTTCAAAGAACTGGTAGATCTCCTTCGAGTCGTTCATCGCTTCAATGCGCTGGGTTAAGGGCTCGGCGATTTGCACGCACAGCTCCTTGGCTcccgtcatcatccacagGTTGATCGTCACGGTCGCGTAGTTTAGGATGTTGTCTTTTTCACCCCGGGAGCTCATGCTGGTGCTGGACTGGACGGAGGATGCGGATAGGGAGTCCTCGTCCGAAGGAGATGGGTAGAACATGAACTGGTCGTTGTCTTTGGACCAGAAGATGTCACTGAACTCGAAAAATACTTTGCCCAGGGCGCCGTAGCTGAACCTGGACATCGCTCCCTGGATATCACTCGGCAGGGGCGGGTTGAAGGAGACGAGGTTGTGGTGGTACACGCCCAGGGGCAGAGTCATCACCACCGCATCTCCCTCAATGAGCTGGGGGTTTCCATCGGCATCCTTGCATTGGACGCGTACAGGCGTATCACCATCGTCGCTCCACTCCACGTGCTCGACTTGGTGGTTGAGACGGATCATGCTCGGCTCGTGGCGGAGGGGCTCCGCGGTCCAGTTCACGATCCGGTCGTATCCTCCCTTCATATAAAGATTGCGCTCAGTAACAAAGTAGGACAGATGTCTGGACGAGGCCTGTTCGGTGCTCGTGCCGATCCACAATTCTACTTCGCGCACGGCCTGCGGCGCCCAGAGACGCTCATCATCGGTAATGAGCTGATGTTGCAGGACAAATTCCTTGACAAAATCGTTGACCGAACGGTCCTCCGCGTCCGCGTTGGTCTCGTAGTACCATTCACAGTAATCGGCGAACTCATCGgcgaccttcttcgccttgaACTGAGATCCGGCACGACCTTCTCTGGTGAAGTAGAGCGGCATACCGTCGTCGTAGTAATACGGGATCGAGAGCAGAGGGATCAGCTTCACCAGTCCGTTCTGAGAAGTTTCGTGCATCCACGCGGCACCTGTGGATGAATGTCAGCGTTTCCTGGGCCGGGCCGGGTTGGGTTTCTCTAATCTTCATATCTTCATATTGTGATCGCAGCCCTACCAATATCCCGAACCTGATCCCCATTCCTGCTAGTCAAAATTCTCCCTCCGATGCGATCGCGGGcctccacgaccacgacTTCACAGCCATACCGGTGCAGCACGGCGGCGGCCCGGAGACCCGAGATTCCTGCTCCCACCACAATCACCTTCTTGCGCTCCGACCTCACTGCGCATGCTGCCTCGTCCGGGGCCGACTCAATCAGAGTGGCGGGTTCGAAGCGCACAGCCAGGTCGGAGCCACAATTACTTGGTTTTATGGGACCCTTGATGGGCACGAAAGAGGCGACGTGGAAAGCTTGGGCCATTTTGAGTTGACAAGTTGACATTCGGGTGTAAAAGGGGGAATCGAAGAGGGTTGGATCGTAAGGCGATCCAGCGTGAAAATCGAAGTGTGGTGGTTGTGGCTTGTGGAGGGGAAGACGAGGGCCGCGAAATATAAGCCTACGGGATTCGAAACGCCTAACTGATCGAATCGGGGGAGTCCACGCGAAAGCACGAGGCTTTATCCCATGACCCCCATTCGGCGCTTATCTCCCACACTATCTCTTCGTGTAGTCTACACATTCCTCGTTCGCTTATCGGGGAAGTTTCCAGGAGGTCAACGCGAGAGGCGAATGCTTCGCCCGGTGCTTATCTCGGGCATGGACCGTACTCCTCCTGTCAAAGGGCGCTAGGAGGAACACGCACTATTTTGTCcgagctcgtcgccctcgtTGCCCTCGTGTCCAGCCCTCGGCCCCACACCAAAACCGACTTCTCCAAATTCTCTTTCCCGTCATTTTTGCTTTTATACACGCGGTATGCTGGCGCCCATTCCAGGGCCCATCTCGTGCTCTGCTTACCCCTGCCGCCTCCCAAATGGACGACGAAAGTCTCAATGGAACTGAACGCATCTTTCCCGCTCGCAGCGGGGAGATCACTCTCATCCCAACTCCCACAAACTCCCCCGACGACCCTCTGAACTGGAGTCCATGGAGACGGTATTGGCACGCCTTTTTGGTCTTGGTCGTGGTCGCCTTCACAGCCGCCACTTCCAATGATGCTGGCACGGCTGGTAACGGCATGAATGCGGAGCTAGGCATCTCCTGGGACGCGATCAATATTGCCGCCGGTGTCTTGTTCATCGGCATTGGCTACTGTACCCTGCTACTGAGTCCCGCGCCGTTCTTATACGGTCGTCGCGTCTCGTATCTGCTGTGTCTACTATTTTCCATCGTTGGCTCCATCTGGCTCGCGCGAGTGCAGACCACCCAAGATAATATCTGGAACCAACTCTTCGTGGGCGCATCGGAGTCATGCGCCGAGGCTCTCGCCCAACTCTCCCTGTCGGACCTTTTCTACCAGCACCGACGAGGTCTCGTGCTAGGTCTATACGTCCTTGCGACCAGTATCGGTACCTTCACCGGGCCCCTGGTCGCGGGATTTATCACCGACAGCCCTGCTATGGGATGGCGATGGGTCGGATGGCTGGGCGCGATCATCTCCGGGGCccttctcgtcgtcctcttcttcgggctggAAGAGACGATCTTCGATCGACACAATACGCTCGACGGACTCGACATGCCTCGAAGAACCAGCACCCCGCCCGAATCCAACCTCTTGCAGGACGAGAAAAGCAAGGACTTGGCGGCCGTGCAGTCGACGTCTCGCGGTGGCAGCGTCGATGAGGAGAACCCCGAGcagaagaaaggaaagacCTATTTTCAACGCATCGCTTTGATCACTCCTTCCTCTACCTTGATCGGAACGGGCTTCAAACAATACTACTATCGCCTGTGGCACACCCTACGTGTGTTCGGTTTCCCTGCAGTCCTGTACTCCGGCCTCCAGTGGGGAGCCCAAGACGCGTGGCTCACTTTCTACCTAACGGTTGAAGAGGACAATTACTACGAAGCACCATGGAACTACACCGATGCCGCAGTGGGCATCATGAACGTCCCCACTCTGATCGGCGCCTGCGTCGGCTGTATCTACGGTGGCTGGTTTTCGGATCTCTTCGTCGCTTGGATGGCCAAACGCAATGGCGGCATCTTCGAAGCCGAGCAGCGTCTCTGGCTAATGTTCCCCGTTGCCCTCATTGCCCCAGCTGGATTGATGCTGTTCGGCATCGGTTCTGACCTCGGCTGGGACTGGCACCGGACATACGTTGGACTGGGCTTCATCGGCTTCGGCTGGGGCTGTGCTGGTGACCTCAGCATGGCGTACCTCATGGATGCGTATCCCGAGATGGTCCTTGAGGGTATGGTCGGCGTCTCTGTTATCAACAATACCATCGGTTGCATTTTCACCTTCTCCGCTCAGTACTGGCTGGATTCACAGACTCTTTCTCAGGTCTACATCGCTCTTGGTGTGCTGAGCTTTGTCTTCCTGATGACTACCGCCCCGATGATCTACTGGGGTAAGACCTGTCGGAAGGTCACTCGGAAGAGGTATGAGAACTACCTTCGGATCCGCGATGGTCGCTGCTAGGGAATTTGGAGATTTTGCGCTTTTGCTCCACTACTCATTAATTGTCTGCTTGTTTTCGTTTATGTACATTTTCGAGCCACTTGCTATTTCCGTTGCAATAGCGAGCTATCATGTATCGTTTTTTGGTCAAGATTTCCCGTAATAATACGCGCGCCAGATTTCTGGTCTTGTTTTAATGATACCATCCACTGCGCCGTAAAATCGCGCTAATTATTGAAAGCTCCAATCTCACGCTCGGCTGTCGGAAAGTTTCCAGCCGGAGGTGTCAATACAGGACCTAACTTGTTAGATCAACAAAGCTAAAAGGCGAAGCCGAGCTAGATAGGCTGCTCGCGTGCAAGCGTGTCCCCGGCTTGTCCGTACATGGCCTGTAGCTCCACTTCTGCCCCACTTGATTCGTCTACTGATTCGCAGCCACTTCTCTCACTGTCAAATCTCACACTGGACCGCTCGGTAGTGAATTATATTAATGGCTTGCGATGGCCAATCAGGAAAGAAACGTCGCTCTGTCATGTATTACGCTGCCCATATGTCTGGGTTAGGATGTCCTGATTCAAACTTAGAATGAACAACCGCCCACGTGATCGGATTGTTACAAAAATACCAAATGGGTAGAACGAAAGTCTATACCCTCCGGTTTGCGTGAGAACCTAATTGTCAAGATAGGAAATGACGGTACAGACTAAGAATGTCGCCTATAGTGCATTTTTGGCCTAGCGGTTATTTTGCCCTGATTCTGAGCGACACTAATTAGTAGCGGCGTGGACAAGATTTAAAAACCTTCGGAACCTCCGCCCCGTACTCCCGAACCTGTGCGACAACTCCCTTGAAAGATTGCACAATAATCTTGTCCCAGATCTACTGCTAATTTTGTATGGGGCATCACTAAATGCAAACGCCTCGATCGATCTCCACGTCCCCATACGCCAAGCCAATTCGTCCCACAAGGCGCAACATTCACCATGAAATCCGAAATTAATCCCGAGCCGATCGATGAACAGGCCTTGGCCCGGCTTGGGAAGAAGCAAGTACTCAAACGACGATTCGGCTTCGTGTCGATCGTTGGCTTCGCCATGGCTGAGCTGATTACCTGGGAGACTGTTCTCACCTTGTTCTACCAACCATTCGACAATGGTGGTCCCGCAGGTGCTATTTATGGCTACATCATCGCCAGTCTTTCAACTTTGTCCGTGTATACTGTTATCTCGGAACTGGCGTCCATGGCTCCAATCGCAGGCGGGCAGTACTACTGGGTGTACATGCTGGCTCCGCAGCGGTGGAAGAAGGTGTCCAGCTATCTAATCGGCTGGCTCACATGTATGGCATGGGTCGCGACAATCGCAACCGAGACAATATTCCTCGGAACAATGATCGAAGGTCTGATTGCCTTGAACAACCCTGACTTCGCCCAGAAACGGTGGCAGAACACTCTGTTGGCCTGGGCTAGTGTGGCCGGCACTTTCTTCATCAATGTCGTAGTGCCGAACACCCTTCCCCGAttcgagatcttcatcttggtGTTGCACTTGGTTggcttcgtcgccatcaCAGCGACACTTCTCGCCATGTCACCCAAGAAATCGGCAGCCTTCGTCTTCCGCACATCGAAGAATTCAGGAGGCTGGCCAACGCAAGGCCTGTCGTACTGCGTGGGCTTTATCGGAAACATCGCAACCTTTGCGGGAGCTGACGCAAGCGTACATATGGCCGAAGAAGTCACTAACGCCGCCGTCGTCATTCCTCGCGCAATAATCACCGGCATGTCCCTCAACAGCGCCCTCGGATTGTCGATGATGCTCACGGTTTTGTTCTGTCTGGGAGACGTCAATGTTTTGAACTCGGCCACAGGATTCCCCTTCATTCAGATCTTCTACAATACCACGGCATCCTACACCGGCGCATCCATCATGACGGCCGTCATCATGGTCCTGACCGGGGCCTGCTCCACTGGTATCACCACTACGGCGTCTCGAATGACCTGGTCGTTTGCGCGCGACCAAGGCCTGCCGTTCTCGCGTTTCCTGAAGCAAGTGACCAAAAGCACCAAAGTTCCTTTCGTATCGGTCCTCGTAGTCTGTGGACTTTCCTGCCTCCTAACGCTCATCTACGTCGGCTCGGACACTGCCTTTAACGATGTCATCTCCCTGGTCGTGACCGGATTCTACAGCACCTACTTCCTCCCAAGTATATTCCTACTCTACCACCGGCTCAAAGGCCACGTCATGCCCCACGGAACCTTACTCGATGGCCTTCCCGACGAAGTTGTCAGTGCCGAGAAACAGCATACTGCTCCCACCAAGCGCCCCCAGAGCCCTGTTGCTGAATCCCTCCCCAAGCGAAGACCTTCCTCTAGCCCTGAATGCGACGATCCTCCGCAGATCACACGCCCGATGCGGTTGGAAATTTCCCAGGCTCCCCTAATCTGGGGACCGTGGAAAGTCCCGGGCATCCTCGGTACTATTAACAACATGTACGCTTGTGCGTATATGTTGTTCGTACTCTTCTGGAGTGTGTGGCCCTCGGAAACCCCAGTGGATTATACGACCATGAACTACAGCATTGTCGTTACGGGTGGTGTGCTGATTTTAAGCGGCCTCTGGTACTTTCTTCGGGCTAGGAAGGAATATGACGGTCCGCTTATAGATGACGAGATTGCTGAGATTATGCACCTCACTCCAGGTGCGATTCCTGGGGCGGTTTCATCTGTTTAGAGATTCCGGTTGTGCTTTGAAATTAGCATGAATGAAACAAAAATCATGCTGAGATACATTAAAAGTAAGTTCTTAAAGTCCAGCAATCGAGGGGGATAGATTTTCTATGGCGAGGAAAAGGGCAGCAAACCCACCTATCTCCCTTTTCCCTATGCGATCTATATACCTTGGATCCTACGGTGTCCGATGTGTAGCAAAGGTCCCTTCATCATCGCGTCTCATTCCATTCTTCTACCATGTCCTGTCCTTGTCCCTTGTCTCTGTCATTTCTATATCTACTGCTTCTCATATGCCCTGTATATAGTGATCATCTCATTGTTTTTCGAACATTCTGATCTTGAGCGTAGAATAGACGCAGTCCGTACATGGAGATAATCCCTGAAAGGCGCGATAATCTTATTTAGTCCTGATTATTCTACGATGGTGTAACTTTCTGTGTTAATGCTAGTTATCATGATATAGCTCCGCTACCTAGACAGTATTGGAGCATCTCTGTTTGATGTATGATCGAACGGTGCTAGGTTTAAAATCCTTCGATGTACTCATGTTGTTCATTGCTAAGCTATATTCAAAGTTTCTATCTCAGGGACTTTATAGCTGATTTTCAATGGTGCCAACTATGTTTTACCTTGCTCACCCTTCCACCCCTTATGCTTCCAGTCATTCAGAAGAACCAATCCCTCGACACAGCTCTGCCCGGCAGCAAGGGAAGTCTGGATATCGGAGTCATGGGCAGCTATGACCCAACAGTTTGCGCGTTGGGCAAACTCTCGTGTACGATATATGGAATCAATTGCCAGGTCGTCATCAGTGTGTACGCTGCTCGAGCTGTACGAAACACGGGCCATCCTGAGAGGGTCTCGTAACAACTCCGGATGATGAAATGTATCACCGGCCAATAGGACAAAATCATCCTGCGGTAATTCTGATTTTGTGCAATCTGGTCCAGTTGATAGATTTTCACTAAGTCCTTTCTGCACTCGAATCAGAAGCGACTGGTGTCCGGCGCCATGCCCAGGGCTGTCTATTAGATACGCAGATTGGTCACCGAACAAGTCGCAAGCCAGGGGGAAGCTTCCCAAAGGATGCCAACCACTGGTTGGGACCCGCTGCTCGATTGCTGCATAGTATCCCTTGGACTTCCACTCTCTCATAAGGTCAACTCTGGCATCTCCTTTGCcctgaagaacatcatcGGGGATAGTAAACTCGACAATATTCCGACTACCATCCCGGGGAAAGTCACTTGACAGTCCCGTCGAATCAGGATCTTCCGGGTACCCAGGCCGAGCCTTCAAGCAAGCAGAAGGACCCATCCAGATCTCAGCATTTGGAAATGCCTCTTTCCCGCAGTCACCAATGTGATCAAAATCTAGATGCGAGAGTATGATAGCGCGCAACTTGGAAGGATGAAAGGCAGGCGGGCCATGTTGCGATAGTATCTCTGATGGGAGAACAGGCGAGTAATCAAAGAAAGGAAGGTCGAACTTGCGCGTGAAAGGGGATAGATTGTGTAAATCTTTGCGCATGCCTAGGTCGTAGAGGTAGAAATGTCCAGTTGGTATGTGTTCAATCAGGAACACAAAGTCGGGTGCAGCGTATTTCTGGGATAGATTCTGCTCCAATGGCTCTGACGCTGACCCATTCTTTGACTTTGGATCTGGTAAGAGGACGAAGTCCTCGGGAATCCCTACGCTGCCTGCCTGCATTAACCAGACATTGCAATAGGAATtggatggagaagattgaAGCTCGATCCACTGGGTGGAACCCATTGTCGCCCACAGAGCGATCGCTCTCTTGGCTGGAGATGTTTTTCGGGGACTGTACAAGTATCTTCACAGGCTGGGAGCTTTGACAGACGTAAATTTaaatagttagttagtaTTTTATCTAGTTAGTCAGTAATTGATTTGGGATGACACTTGTCAAAACAAGCCTCGCTTATCTTGTGGAGCGGGGTAAGCCGTCGTTTACGAATTCCCAAGATATCTGTCGAAGCACGTAGAAAGGTACAGATGAGCTAGGAAATTAGCTTCCCACGAGCCCAAAAGATACAGTATATCCAAACTAGGTTAAAAAAAACGCATAACATAGGAGGAACCTATGTAAGCGGTTGGAGGCAAGGTATAGAATACGCCCGTCATACTTGCGCTCAGACGATTGGTAGTTTCTCCGCAGGGCACCAGGTCGTCGGGTCGTTTTACTAGTAACGGGAGTCTCAGACTTTAGCACTGCCAGTGTACTAGTCAAACGACCCGGCCACCTGACGACCACAAAACCTTTGTCCCCGCTCCCACGCCACAATCACTTGATCAGGCCTTCGCCGTGTTGGCCACCCATGGATTCGGGTTTATCATTTTCCATGTTCCATACGTGGTAGATGTCTCGCAGATAATCCGGCTAATAAAGTATAATCTGTGCGGGGGAAAAATTTAGTAATAG carries:
- a CDS encoding uncharacterized protein (ID:PFLUO_003365-T1.cds;~source:funannotate), with translation MSTCQLKMAQAFHVASFVPIKGPIKPSNCGSDLAVRFEPATLIESAPDEAACAVRSERKKVIVVGAGISGLRAAAVLHRYGCEVVVVEARDRIGGRILTSRNGDQVRDIGAAWMHETSQNGLVKLIPLLSIPYYYDDGMPLYFTREGRAGSQFKAKKVADEFADYCEWYYETNADAEDRSVNDFVKEFVLQHQLITDDERLWAPQAVREVELWIGTSTEQASSRHLSYFVTERNLYMKGGYDRIVNWTAEPLRHEPSMIRLNHQVEHVEWSDDGDTPVRVQCKDADGNPQLIEGDAVVMTLPLGVYHHNLVSFNPPLPSDIQGAMSRFSYGALGKVFFEFSDIFWSKDNDQFMFYPSPSDEDSLSASSVQSSTSMSSRGEKDNILNYATVTINLWMMTGAKELCVQIAEPLTQRIEAMNDSKEIYQFFEPLFKLFRTEPYKALPRLVSVETTHWTQDPLAGYGTYSADKVGDDPDLLIAALEAHKSSRMQFAGEHCTMVANGCVHGAFRTGEIAAVNLLDTFGIHLDGRDIGVKDKLII
- a CDS encoding uncharacterized protein (ID:PFLUO_003366-T1.cds;~source:funannotate); protein product: MDDESLNGTERIFPARSGEITLIPTPTNSPDDPLNWSPWRRYWHAFLVLVVVAFTAATSNDAGTAGNGMNAELGISWDAINIAAGVLFIGIGYCTLLLSPAPFLYGRRVSYLLCLLFSIVGSIWLARVQTTQDNIWNQLFVGASESCAEALAQLSLSDLFYQHRRGLVLGLYVLATSIGTFTGPLVAGFITDSPAMGWRWVGWLGAIISGALLVVLFFGLEETIFDRHNTLDGLDMPRRTSTPPESNLLQDEKSKDLAAVQSTSRGGSVDEENPEQKKGKTYFQRIALITPSSTLIGTGFKQYYYRLWHTLRVFGFPAVLYSGLQWGAQDAWLTFYLTVEEDNYYEAPWNYTDAAVGIMNVPTLIGACVGCIYGGWFSDLFVAWMAKRNGGIFEAEQRLWLMFPVALIAPAGLMLFGIGSDLGWDWHRTYVGLGFIGFGWGCAGDLSMAYLMDAYPEMVLEGMVGVSVINNTIGCIFTFSAQYWLDSQTLSQVYIALGVLSFVFLMTTAPMIYWGKTCRKVTRKRYENYLRIRDGRC
- a CDS encoding uncharacterized protein (ID:PFLUO_003367-T1.cds;~source:funannotate), whose translation is MKSEINPEPIDEQALARLGKKQVLKRRFGFVSIVGFAMAELITWETVLTLFYQPFDNGGPAGAIYGYIIASLSTLSVYTVISELASMAPIAGGQYYWVYMLAPQRWKKVSSYLIGWLTCMAWVATIATETIFLGTMIEGLIALNNPDFAQKRWQNTLLAWASVAGTFFINVVVPNTLPRFEIFILVLHLVGFVAITATLLAMSPKKSAAFVFRTSKNSGGWPTQGLSYCVGFIGNIATFAGADASVHMAEEVTNAAVVIPRAIITGMSLNSALGLSMMLTVLFCLGDVNVLNSATGFPFIQIFYNTTASYTGASIMTAVIMVLTGACSTGITTTASRMTWSFARDQGLPFSRFLKQVTKSTKVPFVSVLVVCGLSCLLTLIYVGSDTAFNDVISLVVTGFYSTYFLPSIFLLYHRLKGHVMPHGTLLDGLPDEVVSAEKQHTAPTKRPQSPVAESLPKRRPSSSPECDDPPQITRPMRLEISQAPLIWGPWKVPGILGTINNMYACAYMLFVLFWSVWPSETPVDYTTMNYSIVVTGGVLILSGLWYFLRARKEYDGPLIDDEIAEIMHLTPGAIPGAVSSV
- a CDS encoding uncharacterized protein (ID:PFLUO_003368-T1.cds;~source:funannotate), producing MQAGSVGIPEDFVLLPDPKSKNGSASEPLEQNLSQKYAAPDFVFLIEHIPTGHFYLYDLGMRKDLHNLSPFTRKFDLPFFDYSPVLPSEILSQHGPPAFHPSKLRAIILSHLDFDHIGDCGKEAFPNAEIWMGPSACLKARPGYPEDPDSTGLSSDFPRDGSRNIVEFTIPDDVLQGKGDARVDLMREWKSKGYYAAIEQRVPTSGWHPLGSFPLACDLFGDQSAYLIDSPGHGAGHQSLLIRVQKGLSENLSTGPDCTKSELPQDDFVLLAGDTFHHPELLRDPLRMARVSYSSSSVHTDDDLAIDSIYRTREFAQRANCWVIAAHDSDIQTSLAAGQSCVEGLVLLNDWKHKGWKGEQGKT